From Schizosaccharomyces pombe strain 972h- genome assembly, chromosome: II, the proteins below share one genomic window:
- the blt1 gene encoding ubiquitin domain-like protein Blt1, protein MSKSAFTSKSQLKGIDGSFNDPFRQPSMNLPTPPHDDGLPSIPRSTALPNLSNRLSPYSHRNYLPIPEADSRNLEVLNSISLTTGSVVNQINKLYQRSCDNANYLQDLRSLILQTPTAEANATQVTESLNQIQKILQEASSKDREQIVQVIKELNKGNSLEVRRELGNCLAHLKKGTLNIDNALQASLQKYWKELQYFNVSKDKLLSLEESIKLLSARLEETDTPSSTHWIEINAGFKEVGDELSENFQRKQEILSGLQNNVILRTNNRKPVGSDGSNSNFNGGEEQMDSKDQEEIQDYLNSLLSVHEKDGVLLQKFHNSYVQYQKLAVALSKYENFDADKLFQQMNLAKQSNETLLQTLTEQTDQLLSFKETMDSFKFILGPSMENQALQQGILAEQQDLVAQLRDIVLRSETLAENPSNMPGSCLPGASSNTADEFTEQLNLLKNEVARLSAICPSPNSGINASVLTNADNLEKENLLLVNNNAFKVDDRSVSSVALDDHNRQLQMNVEELEGKKADLTSKINRLDKDFVKLNTTYSLLTDQVKTKQLALQEIESRVIRLEERLNMLQKLSMQPAISSSSEFVPIESHPSSSAVVPIEEPKNSIIEKKRVPHNAARNSVNLEVTLPNSKKRFSSFSGSSSKLPVRPSTALTDKRKPSWSRRLAAAIGFSSGSPEKKHVITSSDAGHQRSKSRSFSSKM, encoded by the exons ATGAGCAAATCTGCTTTCACAAGCAAAAGTCAGCTTAAAGGAATAGA TGGAAGTTTTAATGACCCATTTCGGCAACCGTCTATGAATTTGCCTACTCCCCCTCATGATGATGGTCTTCCATCAATACCTAGGTCTACAGCCTTGCCTAATTTGTCTAACCGATTATCTCCATATTCGCATCGTAATTACCTACCAATTCCTGAAGCGGATTCTCGTAATTTAGAGGTGCTTAATTCAATTTCGCTCACAACAGGATCAGTCGtgaatcaaataaataaactttACCAGAGGAGTTGTGATAATGCTAATTACTTACAAGACTTACGCTCTTTAATACTTCAAACTCCCACGGCTGAAGCAAATGCCACCCAAGTTACCGAATCTCTAAAccaaatccaaaaaattttacaagaGGCTTCTTCTAAAGATAGAGAACAAATTGTTCAAGTTATTAAAGAACTCAATAAAGGTAACAGTTTGGAGGTTCGTAGAGAACTTGGAAATTGTTTGGCCCATCTTAAGAAAGGAACTTTAAATATAGACAACGCATTACAAGCCTCTCTACAAAAATACTGGAAAGAATTGCAGTACTTTAATGTGTCAAAGGATAAGTTGCTATCTTTAGAGGAAAGTATAAAATTGTTAAGTGCAAGATTAGAGGAAACTGATACACCCTCCTCCACTCATTGGATAGAGATAAATGCTGGATTTAAAGAAGTTGGTGACGAATTGAGCGagaattttcaaagaaagcaaGAAATTTTGAGTGGATTACAAAATAATGTGATTCTTCGTACTAATAATAGGAAGCCTGTAGGCAGTGATGGCTCTAATTCTAATTTTAATGGTGGAGAAGAACAGATGGACTCCAAAGATCAAGAGGAAATACAAGATTATTTGAATTCTCTTTTGTCAGTTCATGAGAAAGATGGTGTACTTCTCCAGAAATTTCATAATTCTTATGTTCAATATCAGAAACTCGCTGTTGCATTGTCGAAATATGAGAATTTCGATGCTGATAAGCTGTTTCAACAGATGAATTTAGCCAAGCAAAGCAATGAGACTCTTTTACAAACTTTGACCGAACAAACCGATCAACTGCTTTCGTTCAAGGAAACCATGGActcatttaaatttattttaggTCCCTCTATGGAGAACCAGGCTTTACAGCAGGGAATTCTAGCAGAGCAGCAAGATTTGGTAGCCCAGTTACGCGATATTGTGCTTCGCTCAGAGACGCTAGCTGAAAATCCCTCTAATATGCCCGGTAGTTGCCTTCCTGGAGCCTCCTCAAATACTGCTGACGAGTTTACTGAACAGCTGAATCTACTTAAGAACGAAGTAGCACGCCTCTCTGCAATCTGTCCAAGCCCTAATTCTGGAATTAATGCTTCTGTGCTTACTAATGCTGACAATTTAGAGAAAGAGAACCTCCTGTTAGTGAACAACAATGCCTTCAAAGTAGATGATCGTTCAGTGTCATCAGTTGCATTAGACGATCATAATCGGCAGTTACAAATGAACGTAGAGGAGTTAGAAGGAAAGAAGGCGGATTTAACCAGCAAAATTAATCGATTGGATAAGGACTTTGTTAAGCTAAATACAACCTACTCGTTACTCACCGATCAAGTCAAAACTAAGCAATTGGCACTCCAAGAGATTGAAAGTCGAGTTATTCGTCTGGAAGAAAGACTAAATATGTTACAGAAGCTGTCCATGCAGCCAGCTATTTCTTCGAGCAGCGAATTTGTTCCCATTGAATCCCATCCCTCATCTTCAGCTGTTGTACCGATAGAAGAACCAAAAAATAGTATTATAGAAAAGAAGCGTGTTCCACATAACGCTGCAAGAAATTCTGTTAATTTGGAGGTCACTCTTCCTAATTCTAAAAAGAGGTTTTCTTCGTTTTCTGGATCTTCCAGTAAACTACCAGTCCGTCCATCAACTGCGTTAACAGACAAAAGGAAACCATCTTGGTCAAGAAGGCTAGCTGCTGCAATCGGGTTTTCTTCAGGATCTCCAGAAAAGAAGCATGTCATAACTTCATCGGACGCGGGACATCAGCGATCTAAATCAAGAAGCTTCAGTTCTAAAATGTAA
- the tam41 gene encoding putative protein Tam41: protein MIFGKTHFLSYNILRYSTKRWMNRHSYSHHAKCTVAQLLKQNLLTFENQRIQPEEELKENLTKVVNYFQAPIDVAVGYGSGVFRQAGYSQKENPMIDFIFQVEDPVKWHKINLQQNPSHYSFVKNFGPGFVSTLQESFGTGVYYNTHVEVEGNIIKYGVTSKKDVYEDLKNWNTMYLAGRFQKPVVILKGEDEFYKENSYNLSSALHVGLLMLADRFTEFDLYKTIVSLSYLGDIRMSFFAENPRKVENIVSKQIAFFRKLYLPLLYAEPGVHFIESSEVLKSMDPSDNSRYLSFHQNITKDSISRLLNGLPLNLVKILGLKPDTSSFEKCAELMLTNQISTRSLLISKSIKKLTSFSILTQSIKGIFTAGVIRSLVYVYAKLKKGLLSKWGR from the exons ATGATCTTTGGTAAAACCCACTTTCTTTCTTATAATATCCTTCGATATTCAACAAAACGATGGATGAACCGTCATAGTTATAGTCATCATGCGAAATGTACAGTGGCACAATTATTGAAGCAAAATTTACTTACGTTTGAAAACCAAAGAATTCAAcctgaagaagaattgaaagaaaatctcACAAAGGTTGTTAATTACTTTCAAGCTCCCATTGATGTCGCCGTAGGTTATGGCAGCGGGGTCTTTAGGCAAGCTGGATATTCTCAAAAG GAGAATCCCATGATtgattttatatttcaGGTAGAAGACCCAGTCAAGTGgcacaaaataaatttgcaGCAAAACCCTTCTCATTATtcatttgttaaaaattttggacCTGGTTTCGTGTCAACACTTCAAGAATCTTTTGGCACCGGTGTATACTACAATACACATGTGGAAGTAGAGGGAAATATAATCAAATATGGTGTTACTAGCAAAAAAGATGTTTATGAAGATCTTAAAAATTGGAATACTATGTATCTAGCGGGGCGCTTTCAAAAACCC GTTGTCATACTTAAAGGGGAAGATGaattttacaaagaaaacTCTTATAATTTAAGTAGTGCCTTACACGTTGGCCTGTTAATGTTAGCAGACCGATTCACAGAGTTCGATCTTTACAAAACGATTGTAAGTTTATCCTACCTTGGCGATATTCGAATGTCCTTTTTCGCCGAAAATCCTcgaaaagttgaaaatattgtttCTAAGCAAATAGCTTTCTTTCGTAAGCTATATTTGCCACTATTGTATGCAGAACCTGGAGTTCATTTCATTGAATCATCAgaagttttaaaatctaTGGATCCGAGTGATAATTCGCGATACCTCTCTTTCCATCAGAACATCACGAAGGATTCCATATCACGTCTTTTGAATGGACTCCCATTAAACTTGGTGAAAATTTTAGGCTTAAAACCTGACACTTCATCGTTTGAAAAGTGCGCTGAACTGATGTTAACGAACCAAATTTCGACAAGGAGTCTACTAATTAGcaaatcaataaaaaaattaacaagCTTTAGTATTCTTACACAAAGTATAAAGGGAATTTTCACTGC AGGTGTCATTCGTTCC TTGGTATATGTCTATGCGAAGCTAAAGAAAGGGCTTCTGAGCAAATGGGGTCGCTAG